A region from the Xiphias gladius isolate SHS-SW01 ecotype Sanya breed wild chromosome 20, ASM1685928v1, whole genome shotgun sequence genome encodes:
- the LOC120806563 gene encoding TNF receptor-associated factor 2-like, with translation MATQEPSPPSSMESNKPGFPKKILGNKLEDKHLCNCCHNILRRPFQAQCGHRFCSYCFNRTVSNGPQKCNACIKEDIFEEPTSILKQGCAFPDNAVRREVENLSAVCINESCTWKGSIKEYELNHEGKCEFMIIPCPSCKERIRFNEQERHNERECPERTLNCKYCKEPFHFKNIKAHDEICPKYPMICEGCAKKKIPREKYVDHIKFCTKFRTPCRFHVVGCDMSVEKEKIHDHERAYAYEHLNLLLHYIMGMKVSMEGLQPQGLELAGHKLVELQQSLRELEARVSQLSTTSSGPPVQGAAASSSSSSSGPPGPTASAPLPPPPTLAPTLSVSTSFTPLPSSVGAALELQLHSEKTKVAELGRRCTDLEVKAGTFENVVCVLNREVERFATTMEASNRQHKLDQDKIEALSNKVRQLERTVGLKDLTVAEMEGRLREMSATTFDGVFVWRISDFGKKRQDAVAGRAPAMFSPAFYTSKYGYKMCLRIYLNGDGTGRGSHLSLFFVVMRGLSDALLKWPFNQKVTLMLLDQSNREHIIDAFRPDVTSSSFQRPVSEMNIASGCPLFCPLSKLDAKNSYIRDDTIFIKAIVDLTGL, from the exons ATGGCCACGCAGGAACCGTCCCCGCCTTCGTCCATGGAGAGCAATAAACCCGGCTTCCCCAAGAAGATCCTGGGCAATAAGCTGGAGGACAAGCACCTGTGCAACTGCTGCCACAACATACTCAGACGACCATTTCAAGCCCAGTGTGGACACCGCTTCTGTTCCTACTGCTTCAACAGGACAGTGAG TAATGGACCCCAGAAATGCAACGCTTGCATAAAAGAGGATATTTTTGAGGAGCCTACATCGATTTTGAAACAAGGATGC gCTTTTCCTGACAACGCAGTTCGAAGGGAAGTTGAAAACCTATCAGCTGTTTGTATCAATGAAAGTTGCACTTGGAAAGGGAGTATTAAAGAGTATGAG CTGAACCACGAGGGGAAGTGTGAGTTCATGATCATCCCCTGTCCCTCCTGTAAAGAACGAATTCGCTTCAACGAACAGGAGCGCCACAATGAACGAGAGTGCCCGGAGAGAACGCTCAACTGCAAGTACTGCAAGGAGCcatttcacttcaaaaatatCAAG GCACATGATGAGATCTGTCCCAAGTACCCGATGATCTGCGAAGGCTGCGCCAAGAAGAAAATACCCAGAGAAAAG tACGTGGACCATATTAAGTTCTGCACCAAATTCAGAACTCCGTGTCGATTTCATGTCGTGGGATGTGATATGTCT gtggagaaggaaaagattCATGACCATGAGCGCGCCTATGCCTACGAGCACCTCAACCTGTTGCTGCACTACATCATGGGCATGAAAGTGAGCATGGAGGGCCTGCAGCCCCAGGGACTGGAACTAGCCGGACACAAACTGGTGGAACTCCAACAGTCCCTCAGGGAGCTGGAGGCCAGAGTCTCCCAGCTCAGCACCACCTCTTCTGGGCCTCCCGTGCAGGGagccgccgcctcctcctcatcttccagCTCCGGTCCCCCTGGTCCAACCGCTtcagctcctctccctccacctcccaccCTGGCGCCCACCCTCTCTGTGTCTACCTCCTTCACACCTTTGCCCAGCTCGGTGGGGGCAGCGTTGGAGCTCCAGCTCCACAGCGAGAAGACCAAGGTGGCCGAGCTGGGCCGCAGGTGCACGGACCTCGAAGTTAAAGCCGGGACGTTCGAAAATGTGGTGTGTGTCCTGAACAGAGAAGTGGAGAGGTTTGCCACCACCATGGAGGCCAGCAACCGTCAGCATAAGCTGGACCAGGATAAGATCGAGGCGCTGAGTAATAAG gTGCGGCAGCTGGAGAGGACAGTTGGGCTGAAGGACCTGACAGTCGCTGAGATGGAGGGCCgcctgagggaaatgtctgcCACTACCTTTGACGGCGTCTTCGTCTGGAGAATCTCTGATTTCGGCAAAAAGAGACAGGATGCCGTCGCAGGTCGAGCCCCCGCCATGTTCTCACCAG CCTTCTACACCAGTAAGTACGGCTATAAGATGTGTCTGCGGATCTATCTGAATGGAGATGGGACGGGGCGCGGCAGCCACTTGTCCTTGTTCTTTGTGGTGATGAGGGGACTGAGCGACGCATTGCTCAAATGGCCCTTCAACCAGAAG GTGACTCTGATGCTGCTGGACCAGAGCAACAGGGAGCACATCATCGACGCCTTTAGACCCGATgtcacttcctcctccttccagaGACCTGTGAGCGAGATGAACATCGCCAGCGGCTGTCCGCTCTTCTGCCCGCTCTCCAAGCTCGACGCCAAGAACTCTTACATCCGCGACGACACCATCTTCATCAAGGCGATCGTGGACCTCACCGGCCTCTAG